A DNA window from Oncorhynchus tshawytscha isolate Ot180627B linkage group LG13, Otsh_v2.0, whole genome shotgun sequence contains the following coding sequences:
- the LOC121838963 gene encoding LOW QUALITY PROTEIN: lebercilin-like protein (The sequence of the model RefSeq protein was modified relative to this genomic sequence to represent the inferred CDS: substituted 1 base at 1 genomic stop codon) has translation MSLRLRHHNRGIVQQDNANYEVGAGNADSSCSSGQFTSSRSSKGYSSRTGSREDSQGSSTQSDYKEEADTTANRTLSLSPSKKPGLSTKTEKARTQNKRGQWCKKKKNTLSRNHKASRFPPIKPLQGSNQRTSSAHRHRIKELNSQVWELLQQLSGVATENKLLKXLQGRHAVVLQRFQDSQSGLPRVLAKHGNAMRALQGLQCKARNRRNCLSRRLRGTKEELLRTKDALYRLQLLSEDCSLEEREELSHRLALITVDPTQEEQEDTGK, from the exons ATGTCTCTGAGGCTGAGACACCACAACAGAGGCATAGTGCAGCAGGACAATGCTAACTATGAAGTGGGTGCAGGCAATGCAGACTCAAGCTGCTCCTCAGGCCAGTTCACCTCCTCCAGGTCAAGCAAGGGATACAGCAGTAGGACCGGCAGCAGGGAAGACTCTCAGGGGTCATCCACTCAGTCAGACTACAAGGAGGAGGCTGACACTACTGCAAATAGGACCCTTTCCCTCTCACCAAGCAAGAAGCCAGGTCTAAGCACGAAGACAGAGAAAGCACGAA CTCAAAACAAAAGAGGGCAGTGGTGCAAAAAGAAGAAAAACACTCTTTCAAGGAACCACAAGGCCTCTCGCTTCCCTCCAATCAAGCCCCTGCAGGGCTCAAACCAGCGCACCAGTTCTGCCCACAGGCACCGCATCAAGGAACTCAACAGTCAAGTGTGGGAGCTACTGCAGCAGCTGAGTGGTGTCGCCACAGAGAACAAGTTGCTAAAATAGCTCCAGGGCCGCCACGCGGTGGTGCTACAGCGCTTCCAGGATTCACAGAGTGGCCTTCCCCGG GTTCTGGCCAAGCACGGAAACGCGATGCGGGCTCTGCAGGGGCTCCAGTGTAAAGCCCGCAACCGCCGCAACTGTCTATCCAGGCGTCTGAGGGGCACAAAGGAGGAGCTGCTGCGCACCAAGGACGCTCTGTACCGGCTGCAGCTGCTCAGCGAGGACTGCAGcctggaagagagggaagagctgAGCCACAGGCTGGCCCTGATCACTGTGGACCCTACACAGGAAGAACAAGAGgatacag ggaagtga